One Corvus cornix cornix isolate S_Up_H32 chromosome 10, ASM73873v5, whole genome shotgun sequence genomic region harbors:
- the TM2D3 gene encoding TM2 domain-containing protein 3 isoform X2: MAARWWRRALRGICGAALFLSQLSVLSGRGSLMTTKLSQPQSTLAKSLTSTSTNAPYFKAFESTEIPPYVTNCPSNGLCSRLPPDCMTCNTNYSCIYGKTATFDCKVKPHVHCVDDNNHEQENFTINMTCQFCWQLATSDYVCTNSTNCMTVSCPRQRYNATCTVRDHIHCLGNRVFPKMLYCNWTGGYKWSTALALSITLGGFGADRFYLGQWREGLGKLFSFGGLGIWTLIDVLLIGVGYVGPADGSLYI, from the exons ATGGCGGCGCGGTGGTGGCGGCGCGCCTTGCGGGGGATCTGTGGGGCCGCGCTGTTCCTGTCACAGCTCTCCGTCCTCTCGGGCCGTG GATCTTTGATGACGACAAAGCTTTCACAGCCACAGTCTACATTGGCAAAAAGCCTAACTTCAACAAGTACAAATGCTCCCTATTTCAAAGCATTCG AAAGTACAGAAATTCCACCTTACGTGACTAATTGTCCCAGCAACGGGCTTTGCAGTAGATTGCCACCAGACTGCATGACATGTAACACAAACTATTCCTGTATATATGGGAAGACAGCCACTTTTGATTGCAAAGTCAAGCCACATGTTCATTGTGTT GATGATAATAACCACGAGCAGGAGAACTTTACAATTAACATGACATGCCAGTTTTGCTGGCAGCTTGCCACAAGTGATTATGTCTGTACCAATTCCACAAACTGTATGACAGTTTCCTGCCCACGACAACGGTACAATGCAACTTGTACGGTCCGGGATCACATCCATTGTCTAG GTAACCGTGTCTTTCCTAAGATGCTCTATTGCAACTGGACTGGAGGTTATAAATGGTCTACTGCCTTGGCACTAAG CATCACCCTTGGTGGATTTGGTGCCGATCGTTTCTATTTGGGTCAGTGGAGGGAAGGTCTGGGAAAACTCTTCAGCTTCGGTGGACTTGGAATATGGACACTAATTGATGTGCTGCTAATAGGTGTTGGCTATGTGGGACCTGCAGATGGATCTCTCTATATTTAA
- the ADAL gene encoding adenosine deaminase-like protein, which yields MAAERDCERELRFYRRLPKAELHAHLNGCISSATMKKLMAQKPNLQIQNGMTMIDKGKKRTLDECFQMFQIIYQVTTRTEDILLITKDVIKEFADDGVKYLELRSTPREENSTGMTKRMYVETILEGIKQCQEEGLDIDVRLLIAINRRSGPAVAKQTVKLAEEFLLSSDGVVVGLDLSGDPTAGHGQDFLEPLSEAKNAGLKLALHLSEVPNQEEETKILLGLPPDRIGHGTFLNSAAPGSEEIVSLVQQNHIPIEFCMTSNIKSQTVPSCDKHHFGYWYSMGHPAVLCTDDKGVFATDLSQEYELVAKTFNLTRSQMWNLSCESINYIFASSAVKSKLREQWCKLKPALFD from the exons ATGGCGGCAGAGCGGGACTGCGAGCGGGAGCTGCGCTTCTACCGACGGCTGCCCAAAGCG gAACTCCATGCTCATTTGAATGGCTGTATCAGTTCTGCTACTATGAAGAAACTTATGGCCCAGAAGCCAAACCTTCAGATCCAGAATGGAATGACTATGATtgacaaaggaaagaaaagaactttAGATGA atgttttcagatgtttcagaTCATCTATCAGGTTACCACTAGGACCGAAGATATTTTACTG ATAACTAAAGATGTCATTAAAGAATTTGCTGATGATGGTGTCAAGTATCTAGAATTGAGAAGCActccaagagaagaaaattccacAG GTATGACCAAAAGGATGTATGTTGAAACTATACTTGAAGGTATAAAGCAGTGTCAAGAAGAGGGCTTGGATATAGATGTAAG GTTGTTAATAGCAATAAACAGAAGAAGTGGCCCAGCAGTTGCTAAGCAGACTGTTAAACTTGCTGAAGAGTTCCTGCTTTCCAGTGATGGGGTTGTAGTAGGACTTGACCTCAGTGGTGATCCCACT GCTGGACATGGTCAAGATTTTTTGGAACCACTCTCAGAAGCAAAAAATGCAGGTCTAAAGCTGGCACTGCATCTTTCTGAG GTTCCAAATCAAGAAGAGGAGACCAAGATTCTCCTGGGCCTGCCTCCTGACAGAATTGGACATGGAACATTCCTGAACTCCGCAGCACCAGGTTCAGAAGAGATAGTGTCACTAGTTCAGCAGAATCATATACCTATTG AATTTTGCATGACATCAAACATAAAATCTCAGACAGTGCCTTCCTGTGACAAGCACCATTTTGGATACTGGTACAGCATGGGCCATCCTGCAGTGCTTTGT ACTGATGATAAAGGCGTCTTTGCAACTGATCTATCACAAGAATATGAGCTGGTTGCAAAAACATTTAATCTGACTCGATCACAGATGTGGAATCTTTCCTGTGAATCAATCAACTATATTTTTGCTTCAAGTGCGGTAAAATCAAAGCTAAGGGAACAATGGTGTAAGCTGAAGCCAGCTCTGTTTGATTAA
- the TM2D3 gene encoding TM2 domain-containing protein 3 isoform X1 — MAARWWRRALRGICGAALFLSQLSVLSGRAGSLMTTKLSQPQSTLAKSLTSTSTNAPYFKAFESTEIPPYVTNCPSNGLCSRLPPDCMTCNTNYSCIYGKTATFDCKVKPHVHCVDDNNHEQENFTINMTCQFCWQLATSDYVCTNSTNCMTVSCPRQRYNATCTVRDHIHCLGNRVFPKMLYCNWTGGYKWSTALALSITLGGFGADRFYLGQWREGLGKLFSFGGLGIWTLIDVLLIGVGYVGPADGSLYI; from the exons ATGGCGGCGCGGTGGTGGCGGCGCGCCTTGCGGGGGATCTGTGGGGCCGCGCTGTTCCTGTCACAGCTCTCCGTCCTCTCGGGCCGTG CAGGATCTTTGATGACGACAAAGCTTTCACAGCCACAGTCTACATTGGCAAAAAGCCTAACTTCAACAAGTACAAATGCTCCCTATTTCAAAGCATTCG AAAGTACAGAAATTCCACCTTACGTGACTAATTGTCCCAGCAACGGGCTTTGCAGTAGATTGCCACCAGACTGCATGACATGTAACACAAACTATTCCTGTATATATGGGAAGACAGCCACTTTTGATTGCAAAGTCAAGCCACATGTTCATTGTGTT GATGATAATAACCACGAGCAGGAGAACTTTACAATTAACATGACATGCCAGTTTTGCTGGCAGCTTGCCACAAGTGATTATGTCTGTACCAATTCCACAAACTGTATGACAGTTTCCTGCCCACGACAACGGTACAATGCAACTTGTACGGTCCGGGATCACATCCATTGTCTAG GTAACCGTGTCTTTCCTAAGATGCTCTATTGCAACTGGACTGGAGGTTATAAATGGTCTACTGCCTTGGCACTAAG CATCACCCTTGGTGGATTTGGTGCCGATCGTTTCTATTTGGGTCAGTGGAGGGAAGGTCTGGGAAAACTCTTCAGCTTCGGTGGACTTGGAATATGGACACTAATTGATGTGCTGCTAATAGGTGTTGGCTATGTGGGACCTGCAGATGGATCTCTCTATATTTAA